The region CGATTCCCACTGGTGCGGCTTCGGACTGACGCCCTCCAGATAAATGGTGTCGCCGTCGTCCATCCAGATTCCCTGCGTACCCTGCGCCCGGAATCCCAGTGAGTAGGGGCGGGGCGAGTTGGTGTCGTGGATGATAACGATGTTCTCTCCGTTGGCGCACTCGACCATGGTGGTCACTACGTCGCCCAGTTTGAAGTTCACTTTGGCATTGGGGTGGTTGGCCCCGCCTTTGTCCACAACATACTTGTGCAGACCCCGGCTTTTGGTAGCCATCGATGTCAGCCGGACAAACTGGTTGCCCCGGTTGATGTTGAGCCAGTGGGCCACCGGCCCCAGACCGTGCGTGGGGTAGAGATCGCCATTCCGGTCGACGGAGTGCTGGGTGCGCCAATGGGCCTCCGAGAACCCTTTTTCGCCGAATTCAGCGCCGACGCCACGGGCGGTACCGTCGTTGAATTTGATATTCCGCAGGTCGTGTTCATAGCCGCAGTGCGCGTAGGTCATCTCGCCGAACATACCCTGACGTACCATGTTAAGAATGGCCATGACATCGCGCCGGTAGCAGACGTTCTCCAGCAGCATGCAGTGCGACTTCGTCTTCTCGTACGTATTGACCAGATCCCACGACTCCTTTAGCGTCACCGTGGCCGATACTTCGAGTCCGGTGTATTTACCCGCTTTCATGGACGCCACGGCCATGGGTGTATGCCATTCCCAGGGGGTGGCAATCACGACACCGTCGATATCGTCCCGTTTCAGCATGTCCAGAAAGGCTTCGTCGCCTTTGGTATAGGCGGGCGGAGTTTTACGGCCTGCCTTTTCAATCATGGCGTTGGATTTGGCGATGGCATCGGCCGAAATGTCGCAGAGGGCGGTCACCTCGACATCGGACCGGTAAAGGGCCTGCTGAAGGTGGTTGCGCCCCCGCAGACCAACGCCAATGAATGCCAGCCGTACTTTCGATAAAGCCGAAGGCCGACTGCCCGCCTGAGCGGTCGTGTACAGCGAAGGCATGAGTGGAACGGCAGCCGTCGTCAGGGCCGCCGTTCGGAGAAAAGAGCGTCGAGTTGGATGAGACATACGTAACGAGAGGTTAGTCAGAAGAACAAGCCTGAACGTGTTGATTTCAGGCCGAATGGATTAATGACTGAAGTTAGCCGCAAGACTTTCTATTCTAAACAGCCGGAAACAGCTGAAGCCGACAATAATGCGCTCGATGCTCTGCGCAAACGTTTGTCCTGCCGTGCGCAAACGTTTGTCTTAAATTGACGTTAATTTTGTGTTAAAAGCCGAAAAGGCTATTTTATGCAAGCGATCAGCTCAACGTATGAAAGAAGCCATTACGATCAAGGAAATTGCCCGTCGATTAAAGATCTCCCCGTCCAGTGTGTCGCGGGCACTTCAGGATAGTCCGCGCATTGGGCAGAAGACGCGTAAGGCGGTGCAGGACCTGGCGGCCCAACTGCGCTATACGCCCAGCCAGACGGCCCGTAATCTGCGCCGGGGTAAAACCGGCGTGTTTGCGATGGTGCTGCCCGAAATCCGGGAAAACTTCTTTTCGGAAGTCGTCAATGGCGTTGAAGAACTGGCGTTTCTGCACCAGTATTCGGTGGCCTTGTATCAATCACACGATCTATTCGAACGGGAGCAGCAGATACTGGCCATGCTGACCCGGACTCAGGTCGACGGAGTGATGCTGTCGGTGGCCAAAGAGTCGCGGCAGTTCGACCATGTGCAGGACCTGATCGACCGCGGCATTCCGGTGGTGCTATTCGACCGGATTCCACCCAATATCGATACGCATCAGGTGGGCTGCGACATGGAGAAAGGCGCGATGGAAGCGACCCGGTGGCTGGCCGGGCGTGGGTTCAAACGAATAGCCCTGCTGAACGGCCCGCAGCCGCTGGTGGCCAGCGAAGATCGGTACAGAGGGTACATCAAGGCGTTACTAGCGGAGAACCTTCCGGTCGAAAATGCGCTGGTAAAACGGGTCGACCTGAGTCCGGAAGATACTATTCAGAAAATGACGCAGCTTCTAAGCGCCATCCACCCACCCGATGCTGTACTGGCTTTCAATGACTATGTGGCCCTGGATGCCATGCAGGCTTGCCGGAAAAATGGGTTGTGCATCAATACCGATATTTCGTTTGTGAGCTTCGCCAACCTTCCGCTAACGGCCTACATGGATCATTCGCCCCTGGCATCGGTCGAGCAGCATCCGTATCAGATTGGCCGCAAAGCCGTCGATATTTTACTATCCGTTCTCGATATCGGCGATGTGGAGTCCGGCTTTCATCGGATCATGCTCGAACCGGAACTGGTTGTCCGGGTGGTTTCGTAGCGATGAAGGTATTGATTTGCACCGAACCGCCGATGGACGCCAGGCTCACTCTGCCATTAGTTCGTCAAGAATTTTCTGAGCCGCTACCGAGATCACCGTACCCGGCCCAAATACGCCTTTAACGCCCGCATCGTACAGATACTGGTAATCGCCCGCCGGAATGACGCCCCCGGCAATGACCATAATATCGTCGCGGCCAATCTTTTTCAGTTCATCGATGAGTTGCGGTACCAGCGTTTTATGCCCGGCGGCCAAACTCGATACGCCCACAATATGCACGTCGTTTTCGGCCGCCTGCCGGGCTACTTCGTCCGGCGTTTGAAACAGCGGCCCCATATCCACGTCGAAGCCAAGGTCGGCGAAACTGGTGGCAATGATTTTGGCGCCCCGGTCGTGGCCGTCCTGCCCCATCTTGGCGACCAGAATCCGGGGGCGTCGACCGTCGAGTTCGGCAAATTTGTCGCTCATTTCGCGGGCGATGCGGAAGTTTTCATCGTCCGACACTTCGGCCGAGTAAATGCCGGATACGGCTCGGATGGTGGCCTTATGGCGGCCAAATGCCTTTTCCATAGCGTCAGAAATTTCCCCAAGAGTGGCGCGGTGCCGGGCTGCTTCTACGGCGAGTGCCAGGAGATTTTTTCGGCTCCCATCAGTCTCGGCGGAGGGTTGGGACGGGGTCATAGCTGCTTCGGTTATGGCATTTAGGGCCTGCTCCACTTTCTGATCATCCCGTTTCGCCCGAACGTCTTTGAGTCGGTTCAGCTGGCTTTCGCGTACCGCTTTGTTATCGATGTCGAGTAATTCGATGTCTGTTTCCGAAGAAGGCTTGTACCGATTGACACCCACAATTATGTCTTTGCCGGAATCGATGCGGGCCTGTTTTCGGGCTGCGGCTTCTTCAATCCGGAGTTTGGGCAGACCTGTTTCAATGGCTTTGGTCATGCCGCCCAGTTGTTCTACTTCTTCAATAAGCGCCCACGCTTTTTCGACCAGTTCTTTGGTCAGGTATTCGATATAATACGATCCGCCCCAGGGGTCGACAGCGCGGGTAATGTCGGTTTCGTGCTGTAAATAAAGCTGGGTGTTTCGGGCAATGCGAGCCGAAAAATCGGTTGGCAGCGCAATGGCTTCGTCAAGCGAGTTGGTATGCAGACTCTGCGTGCCGCCCAGCACCGCAGCCATGGCTTCGATGGTTGTTCGGGCTACATTGTTGAATGGATCCTGCTCGGTGAGGCTGTAGCCTGAGGTCTGGCAGTGGGTGCGTAAGGCGAGTGACTTTGCGTTTTTCGGGGCGAACTGCTTTACAATTTTGGCCCAGAGTAATCGACCCGCCCGGAGCTTGGCAATCTCCATGAAGTGATTCATGCCAATACCCCAGAAGAACGACAGGCGCGGAGCGAAATCGTCGATGCCCATGCCCGCCCGCAGGCCCGTTCGGATGTATTCAAGTCCATCGGCCAGGGTGTAGGCCAGTTCAAGCTGTGCCGGGGCTCCGGCCTCGTGCATGTGGTAACCGCTGATGCTGATAGAGTTGAACTTGGGCATGTGCTGCGCCGTGTACGAAAATATATCGCCCACAAGGCGCATGGACGGCTCCGGTGGGTAGATGTAGGTATTCCGCACCATGAACTCTTTCAGGATGTCATTTTGGATGGTACCTGCCAGTTTTTCCGGTGAAACGCCCTGTTCTTCGGCGGCTACGATAAAAAAGGCCATAATGGGCAGCACAGCCCCGTTCATGGTCATCGACACCGACATCTGATCGAGGGGAATCTGGTCGAACAGGATTTTCATATCCTCGACCGAGTCGATGGCGACCCCGGCCTTGCCTACGTCGCCCACCACGCGCGGGTGGTCTGAGTCATAACCCCGGTGTGTGGCCAAATCAAATGCTACCGATAAACCCTTCTGACCGGCGGCCAGATTACGCCGGTAAAAAGCGTTTGAGGCTTCGGCAGTCGAGAAGCCGGCATACTGGCGGATTGTCCAGGGCTGACGGACGTACATGCTGGCGTATGGACCCCGCAGAAACGGCGGAATGCCGGCGGCATAGTTCAGGTGATCTGCTTCGTCAAGATCGGCAACGGTAAAGCGCGGCTTTAATTTGATGCCTTCGGCGGTCGGGAAGGCGCGGTCGGAACGCACGGACGAGAGTTGATCGTCGGGTAATGCATTACCGGCCGCCGGGGACGGTTGTATGGTTTTGAAATCGGGTCTCATGACAGGTACGGTGACTAAAGTTTATTCAAACGGTTGAGCTAATCGACGGTGTGGCAATGCTGTTTCAGGAGCTAGTGCAGGTTTATAGGACGCAGAGCTGGGTTCGTCGAAGCGAAACTTCGTAACCCCCACCAGTACCTTGCCTGCCTGTACGGCTTCGACTTTTTCCTGATAAGCTTTGTCCAGTTCAGTCTGTATGAATCCACTGGAAAGGGCTTTGGCATACCCGCCTTTTTCTTCGACAGCCAGAAAAAGCGTCCAGGCGGATTCGACCAGTTTATCGGTCAGGATTTCTATGTAGTATGAACCGGCTGCCGGGTCGGCTACTTTGTCCAGATAACATTCGTCCCGCAGCAGAAGTGAGATATTTCGGGCCATGCGGGTCGATAGATCGGAGTCGGCCGAAGTGCCTAGAACGGCATCGTATGGGTGTACGGTCAGTACATCGCACCCGCCAATAACGGCGGCCATAGCCTCGGTCGTGGCTCGAAGCAGGTTCGTATTGGGCGTGGCTGCAGCGTCATAGAACGTCGATGTCTGGCCGTGTACGAAAAACGCTGTATGCGTGAGGGAGGCTGCATACGCTGCGGTCAGGCGGTTCAATAACACGCGCAGGGCCCGGAGTTTAGCAATTTCCAGAAAAAAACTGGTACCTACCGACATCGACACTACCGTTTTGGGGATAAGCTGCTCAAGGGTCAGCCCGGCATCGGTCAGTTGATCGTAGGTATCGATTAGTGAAGCCAGGGTGAAGGCCAGCTCCTGCGTGGCGGTAGCTCCGGCATTATGAAACGCCTGACCACTCGCGCAGACAGTACGAAACTGGGGCGAGTCGAGTGTCTGACGAGTCACGGTTGCCGTCGACTCACCAGTGTCGGCCAACAGACCACCTTTAAGCTGATAAGGAGCTACGGTTTTGAGCGCCTGTATGAAGTGGGCAGTCTGTTCGACAGGTAGCCGGACGAAAACCGGCGTATCGCTTAGTTTGATGCCGTTCAATAAACGGGCAAGGTTCTCGGTTGTCCAGTTGCTTTGCGCGGGCATCGACAGCACAAGTGCATCGGCCCCTTGGGCAAGGGCATTCCGCAGCCCCTCGTTATCCGATTTGTCGCCGGTAACCAGCCTTTCCGGGGCATTGAGCCAGCCTGGCTGTTGTTTTTGGGCTGTCTGTATCGTTTTTGCCGAAGCCGTTCCGGTCAGTTCGTCGGCGGTAAAGTAAGGGTCAAGGCTAAATCCCTCGGGGCTATGCCAGCGAAGACTATCCATAGCCTCATCGCCATTTTGAGTGGATTTAAGCTCTTTGAGCACTTGCGCCATCCAGTCTGATTTGCTGGTGGAGGGGAATATCGTTGAGAAAAAAGACACCATCAGGTTTATTTAGGACAAGATACAGGTAAAAGTACTGTTTTTCTTTTTTAGAGAGAAAGGTAAAAGGTTCACATATTCATGCAAGTCAGATGGCATTAGTCAAATGTATTTTCATCCGGCATTGCCCTTCTGTTCGAATAG is a window of Spirosoma linguale DSM 74 DNA encoding:
- a CDS encoding methylmalonyl-CoA mutase, large subunit (KEGG: dal:Dalk_0221 methylmalonyl-CoA mutase, large subunit~TIGRFAM: methylmalonyl-CoA mutase, large subunit~PFAM: methylmalonyl-CoA mutase; cobalamin B12- binding domain protein); this translates as MRPDFKTIQPSPAAGNALPDDQLSSVRSDRAFPTAEGIKLKPRFTVADLDEADHLNYAAGIPPFLRGPYASMYVRQPWTIRQYAGFSTAEASNAFYRRNLAAGQKGLSVAFDLATHRGYDSDHPRVVGDVGKAGVAIDSVEDMKILFDQIPLDQMSVSMTMNGAVLPIMAFFIVAAEEQGVSPEKLAGTIQNDILKEFMVRNTYIYPPEPSMRLVGDIFSYTAQHMPKFNSISISGYHMHEAGAPAQLELAYTLADGLEYIRTGLRAGMGIDDFAPRLSFFWGIGMNHFMEIAKLRAGRLLWAKIVKQFAPKNAKSLALRTHCQTSGYSLTEQDPFNNVARTTIEAMAAVLGGTQSLHTNSLDEAIALPTDFSARIARNTQLYLQHETDITRAVDPWGGSYYIEYLTKELVEKAWALIEEVEQLGGMTKAIETGLPKLRIEEAAARKQARIDSGKDIIVGVNRYKPSSETDIELLDIDNKAVRESQLNRLKDVRAKRDDQKVEQALNAITEAAMTPSQPSAETDGSRKNLLALAVEAARHRATLGEISDAMEKAFGRHKATIRAVSGIYSAEVSDDENFRIAREMSDKFAELDGRRPRILVAKMGQDGHDRGAKIIATSFADLGFDVDMGPLFQTPDEVARQAAENDVHIVGVSSLAAGHKTLVPQLIDELKKIGRDDIMVIAGGVIPAGDYQYLYDAGVKGVFGPGTVISVAAQKILDELMAE
- a CDS encoding Methylmalonyl-CoA mutase (PFAM: methylmalonyl-CoA mutase~KEGG: mxa:MXAN_2264 methylmalonyl-CoA mutase, beta subunit) → MVSFFSTIFPSTSKSDWMAQVLKELKSTQNGDEAMDSLRWHSPEGFSLDPYFTADELTGTASAKTIQTAQKQQPGWLNAPERLVTGDKSDNEGLRNALAQGADALVLSMPAQSNWTTENLARLLNGIKLSDTPVFVRLPVEQTAHFIQALKTVAPYQLKGGLLADTGESTATVTRQTLDSPQFRTVCASGQAFHNAGATATQELAFTLASLIDTYDQLTDAGLTLEQLIPKTVVSMSVGTSFFLEIAKLRALRVLLNRLTAAYAASLTHTAFFVHGQTSTFYDAAATPNTNLLRATTEAMAAVIGGCDVLTVHPYDAVLGTSADSDLSTRMARNISLLLRDECYLDKVADPAAGSYYIEILTDKLVESAWTLFLAVEEKGGYAKALSSGFIQTELDKAYQEKVEAVQAGKVLVGVTKFRFDEPSSASYKPALAPETALPHRRLAQPFE
- a CDS encoding transcriptional regulator, LacI family (PFAM: periplasmic binding protein/LacI transcriptional regulator; regulatory protein LacI~SMART: regulatory protein LacI~KEGG: dde:Dde_3654 LacI family transcription regulator); translation: MKEAITIKEIARRLKISPSSVSRALQDSPRIGQKTRKAVQDLAAQLRYTPSQTARNLRRGKTGVFAMVLPEIRENFFSEVVNGVEELAFLHQYSVALYQSHDLFEREQQILAMLTRTQVDGVMLSVAKESRQFDHVQDLIDRGIPVVLFDRIPPNIDTHQVGCDMEKGAMEATRWLAGRGFKRIALLNGPQPLVASEDRYRGYIKALLAENLPVENALVKRVDLSPEDTIQKMTQLLSAIHPPDAVLAFNDYVALDAMQACRKNGLCINTDISFVSFANLPLTAYMDHSPLASVEQHPYQIGRKAVDILLSVLDIGDVESGFHRIMLEPELVVRVVS
- a CDS encoding Alpha-N-acetylgalactosaminidase (PFAM: oxidoreductase domain protein~KEGG: smt:Smal_3812 oxidoreductase domain protein), with amino-acid sequence MPSLYTTAQAGSRPSALSKVRLAFIGVGLRGRNHLQQALYRSDVEVTALCDISADAIAKSNAMIEKAGRKTPPAYTKGDEAFLDMLKRDDIDGVVIATPWEWHTPMAVASMKAGKYTGLEVSATVTLKESWDLVNTYEKTKSHCMLLENVCYRRDVMAILNMVRQGMFGEMTYAHCGYEHDLRNIKFNDGTARGVGAEFGEKGFSEAHWRTQHSVDRNGDLYPTHGLGPVAHWLNINRGNQFVRLTSMATKSRGLHKYVVDKGGANHPNAKVNFKLGDVVTTMVECANGENIVIIHDTNSPRPYSLGFRAQGTQGIWMDDGDTIYLEGVSPKPHQWESFSPYQEKYDHPLWKQHVETAQNAGHGGIDFFVLRGFIESIKNQVAPPIDVYDAAAWSAISPLSEQSIAGGSKAVDIPDFTRGKWKTNKPIFGLTDVY